Sequence from the Methanobacterium alkalithermotolerans genome:
ACGATTCAAGTCCTGTTGTATATTAACATCATCACCATTTTCCAACCAGTCATACCAGCTATTTTTGGATTCAATGGCTCCACTCTCCAGGAAAAGATCCAGATTGCTGTAGGAGTAATTTATACTGGGACTTAAAAACATGGCTCGGGCTTCATAAAGGTTATGATAATAATGTGAGTTTCCACTCTCACTGTGAGGAGGGCATAACCCATCAGCTATATAGTGGGTGGCTACCCCATAACAGTAACTGGCATATTCATAGTTTTCTAATTGGTAATTAGCTCGACCCTTTTCTAACCAGTAATAAGCCTTATCCTGGGTTAAAGGATATATATGGTACTTAAAATCGAAAAACTTAGTATCAGGAGCAATTGATCCATTTTGCATTTCTTTTAGACTCAATTTTTCCTGAATATCTGGAGGCATAGCATAATAAGTTTCAGCAGCAATATCCCGGTGATTAGTAATAGCCCAGGCTGCGGCAGGCTCCATATAAGACAGGGCCAGTACTACTATTAATAATGAGAAAATTAGAATTTTTAACATATTATCGCTTATTAGATGTATAGTTTCAACTTAAACTATTAATTTACTAATTCGTTCCTAATCGTAAAATAGATTTTATTAATAGATATGTGTACCAGGCACACTATTTAAACTTAGTGGTAAATCTTATTATTTCCATTAAAACATGAGTTTTATAAATTTCTTAATTAACTTTATTTGATGTGGATTAGATAAATGATAATCTAAAATACATGCCCCTGATTAATATTGATTATAAAGATACTTCAATTTCTTCAAAAAGAGGATAATTGTAATATATTCTAGGCATATGGCCTTAAAAATTCTACAGGGAATTACTATGAATTCAAAAAATTATTACAGCCGGGTACGGAATATTCTTATAATTATTCTATTCCTCAATCTAGGGGTATCCTTGACTAAACTGGGTTATGGTTGGTATACTAATTCTTTGAGTATAGTTTCAGACGGTTTCCATTCCTTATTTGATGGTATTTCCAATGTGATTGGAATTGTAGGGATTATAATCGCCTCTCGACCACCAGACAGTGAACATCCCTATGGACATGTTAAATTCGAGACTTTAGCCTCCCTGGGAATAGCCATAATATTATTTTTCACCTGCTTTGAAATTTTTAAATCAGCAGTGGAGAGATTATTTGATCCCACAGTACCGGAAATTAGCATGGTTAGTTTCATAATTATCGGGATTACTATTTGCATAAACATAGTTATTTCCTGGTTTGAAAACCGGGAAGGTAAACGTTTAGGTAGCAGTATTTTAGTTGCAGATTCATTACATACTAGAAGTGATGTATATGGTTCAGTTGCAGTTATACTGGGTTTTATTGCCATTAAAATGGGATTTGTTATTGCTGATTCAATAGTGGCTATTTTAATTGCATTATTAATAGCACGGACAGGAATAAGCATAATAAAAAGTAGTTCTGATGTTCTCCTGGATAAAGCCCCCCTGGAGTCTAAAGATATAAAAAAAATTGTTAATGCATTAGAAGAAGTTAAAGATTGTCATAAAATAAGGACCAGGGGCCCAAAATCAAGTATTTATGTGGATTTGCACATTGAACTGGAAGGTTGTCTTTCCCTGGATGAGGCGCATGATATTTCCCATAAAGTAGAAGAAACACTTAAAAATTCCATTGAAGGAGTAAAGGATGTTACAGTTCATGTGGATCCCTGTAATGAATAGCGATTATTCAAAACTCCTTCTTGGGAGTTTTAAATTTAATTTTAAGGAATATTTAAATAGATTTTACAAAAATAAATTTATTTTAGAATAAAATAGTTTTAGATCCTTAAACTTAAAATCTATAAAAAATTGATTAAAAAAAACAATATTTTTAAGGGGCTAACTGCATCTGGATTATACATTAACCTTATCCAATTTACCATTTAAATTACTGCAGTATACTTCCATGGGTAAATTGAATACTTCTTTTTTCATTTCAGCACTTTCCTTGCAGCAGGGGGGAACCACTAACCAGAAACGTCTTCCATTATTAAAACTGAATCTTCTCCATTTTAATAAATTATCAGAATGGATGGTTTTACAGGTTTCCACTTCTATTATTATTTCTTTCAGGTTTTTGAAAGCATGAATATCGGGAGTATAACCTTTAACTGTTCTGGGAGTGCCATTGGGATGATGGATATGGTTAGCCCTAACCATGAATCCTTTACCTTCTAATTGGGTTACCACAGATCTTATTAATTCGTCATGTATTTTATCTGCAGATCCAGAATTTTCAAAGATTTTTTTTCTCATTTTTCTCCCTTTCTATTTTTTTTTTATAATATGCTCATGCAGTTTTACTGCAAAATTCTTCTGAACATTGTCTATACTTAAGGAGTTAATACTATAAATAGTTATAGGTTTTACTGAAATGTCTGTAAATATGCTCAATTAATTTTGAATATAGTGAAAAATATCTTATTTCTTAATCCTTTTGAACATTGTTTAATTTCGATGGTTCGATGTTACAAATAATTGGTTGTTTGACTTACATGTTTGTGGATATGGATATTCATTTAGCGATTTAATTGGAAATATTTATATATGATTTTGAAAATATCATAGTATGGTGATTGTATGGATTTATTAGATGAAGAAACCTTGAAGATGCGCTACATCGCCCTGGTGAAAAAAGGACTAATTGAAACTGATGAATGTACCTCTTATATTCAAAAAATGGATATGAAGCCCTGCATGAAAAGTGAAGTGGAAAAGTATCAAGATTTTTTTGTACCGGGAACGGTACTGTTAAGTGAAAAAGCCTCTTATAGATTACGGGTTGAATATCCTATGGAATAAATTATTAAACTTATTTTAAATTAATTTTATATTATTTATATGATAACTATTTTCCCGGCTTGAGTAATAGAGTACTTTTCAAACATCTGGGCCTGTTTAACCAGCCCCAAGTCCAGGAGGCCGGCCAGGTGTTTATAAACCATGGCCCGGGAAATACCCACTTTTTTTCCAATAGAAATGGCTGTAAGATTTTCTTTTTCTAAGGTTTCTAAAATTCTTAAACGAGTATCAGAAATATCCATCTTTAAAGCAGGTAAACGAATGGATTCATTATTTAAACAGACATAAACACCATCGACTCCTTCTTTATTGGCAATAAATCCCAGTAGAGATCCTAAAGGACCCCCGTCATAACCTACATAGACTTCGCCATGTTTTTTGGCCCCTCTTATAACCCTGGTTATTTTTTGGCAGACTTCCAGTGGATCTTCTGGTTCAATTCTTACTGAACCTCCTTTGATAAATTTATCCAGACAAGAATTATCTGATGGATCAGTATGAATACAAATAAGCCCGTCAATTTGAGTTTTCATAGATACCTCAAATAAACACTTTCCTTTTAAATTGCTAATTAGAGTTTTCATGTTTCTCCCCTCCACACTTTAATTAATTATAGAATATCTCCTTATAATTCATTTATCAAAAAGCAGCTTTTTTTTTACTGTAATATTTTTAGTCTCACTATAATATAGACTTGTCTATTTTTAAAACTTGAAAAAGGTAAAGTTTAAGTTACTTTTTAACTTACATCATATTAATAGACAGGGGGATTAGAAAAATGCCTGTAAACGAAGTAATGATTTCTGGTGATGATCTTTCAACTCGCACCATAAATAAAGAAATAAAAAATGGTTTAAAACAAAATCAAACCACATTTTTGATTGAAAACTCGCAAAAATTAGACTCCATTGTAGTTGGTATTCGAGAAGAATCACATATAAAACTTAAAGGAGATTTTGGAGACTTTATTGGCGCCTTAAATGATGGGGCCAAAATAGAGATTCAGGGAAACACAGGACGCTATGTAGGCAATAATATGACTGCTGGTGAAATTATTGTGCAGGGATCCACTGATGACGGGGTGGGCTTTGGGACGTATAATGGAACCATTGTGGTGCATGGTAATGCAGGAGACGCGGTGGGACAACTCAATAAAGGCGGATTAATAATTATAGATGGGGATATTGGAAAGCTGGCTGGACTTTACATGCTCAGTGGTGATATAATTATAACAGGTAATGCTGGAGAAGATACCGGTGACTGGATGATTGGGGGAACTATTTATGTAGGTGGAGACCTCCAAACAGGAACCAATGCTAAGATAACCACCCTGGATAAAACAGATAAAGAGAAACTTTCTGCCATATTCCAGAGCTATGGTATTTCAGCGGATGTAGAAAAATTCCAAAAAATTCAACATAAGGATTCCCGGCCTTTTTATGGGTAAGGTGATTATAAATGGTTCAAATATTATTAACTGATCCGGAAAATTGTGATGGATGTAATGACTGTATCGAGGCCTGTGCCAAAGTAAATAAGGAAAGTGCTTTATTTTTACACAAAATGAATAAAGGATACCAGGCAGTGGTATGCCAACAATGTGTGGATCCGGCCTGTGCCCGGGGATGCTTCCGGGATGCCATTGAACGGGAAAATGGTGTGGTAAAAATAAACCAGGATTCATGCTCTGGATGCAAATTGTGCATGTTAATGTGTCCTATTGGCAGCATAACATACACCGAAGGAGGGATGCTTAAATGTGACCAGCAATGTATCTCTGCTCCAGGAGAAATACCTCACTGTGTATCTGCCTGTGAAAGCGGATGTTTAGAAGCGGTAGATGTTAAAGAATTCGCCACAGGAATGCAGAAAGGCTTTGAATTAAAAAATAGTAATTCTTCACATTCCCTTAATCCTGCATCTCCTTCCAGTGATCTGTCAGCGGCTACTCAAGGGTTGTGTGTGTTTTGCGGTACTTGTAGCATAGTATGTCCCACTGATGCCATAGAAATTGTGGATAATAACCCGGTAATTGATAAAAACCGTTGTATCATGTGCGGGTCCTGCTTAGCAGCATGTCCAGTGTTAATTCCAAGTGGTGCAGGTAGTATATGGGACCCACGGACTATTGCGGTTATCAGGTATACTTCCAAGGCAGGTAAATATGCACTGCGTGGTTTTGGAACTGAAAGGCGGCTACCCAGCTTTGATGATATAATTATTTTACCGGCCCAGGCATCAATAGCTCCCGTTGACAAATATAGGGAAGCATGCAACACCCAGGTAGTACTGGGAGGTAGATTTGCAGAAGAACCGCTG
This genomic interval carries:
- a CDS encoding zinc dependent phospholipase C family protein, producing the protein MLKILIFSLLIVVLALSYMEPAAAWAITNHRDIAAETYYAMPPDIQEKLSLKEMQNGSIAPDTKFFDFKYHIYPLTQDKAYYWLEKGRANYQLENYEYASYCYGVATHYIADGLCPPHSESGNSHYYHNLYEARAMFLSPSINYSYSNLDLFLESGAIESKNSWYDWLENGDDVNIQQDLNRAATGSFLAVKTYIPQNKI
- a CDS encoding ArsR family transcriptional regulator — protein: MKTLISNLKGKCLFEVSMKTQIDGLICIHTDPSDNSCLDKFIKGGSVRIEPEDPLEVCQKITRVIRGAKKHGEVYVGYDGGPLGSLLGFIANKEGVDGVYVCLNNESIRLPALKMDISDTRLRILETLEKENLTAISIGKKVGISRAMVYKHLAGLLDLGLVKQAQMFEKYSITQAGKIVII
- a CDS encoding cation diffusion facilitator family transporter — translated: MNSKNYYSRVRNILIIILFLNLGVSLTKLGYGWYTNSLSIVSDGFHSLFDGISNVIGIVGIIIASRPPDSEHPYGHVKFETLASLGIAIILFFTCFEIFKSAVERLFDPTVPEISMVSFIIIGITICINIVISWFENREGKRLGSSILVADSLHTRSDVYGSVAVILGFIAIKMGFVIADSIVAILIALLIARTGISIIKSSSDVLLDKAPLESKDIKKIVNALEEVKDCHKIRTRGPKSSIYVDLHIELEGCLSLDEAHDISHKVEETLKNSIEGVKDVTVHVDPCNE
- a CDS encoding GltB/FmdC/FwdC-like GXGXG domain-containing protein yields the protein MPVNEVMISGDDLSTRTINKEIKNGLKQNQTTFLIENSQKLDSIVVGIREESHIKLKGDFGDFIGALNDGAKIEIQGNTGRYVGNNMTAGEIIVQGSTDDGVGFGTYNGTIVVHGNAGDAVGQLNKGGLIIIDGDIGKLAGLYMLSGDIIITGNAGEDTGDWMIGGTIYVGGDLQTGTNAKITTLDKTDKEKLSAIFQSYGISADVEKFQKIQHKDSRPFYG